The Mucilaginibacter rubeus genomic interval TGCGGGTGTTTACATCGGCGTTATAGCCCCAAACTTCCATCATCAGTTCTTCACGGTTTATTACCTTGTTTTTGTTTTTCAGGAAGTATAGTAGAATCCTGTTTTCGAGGATGGTTAGCTCTATTTTACGGCCATCACGGATAAGCAGGTGCGTGTTTGGCAGGTGCTCCATATTGGCAAAACGGTACGATTCGGGCTTTTCGCTGTTAAGCGAAAATTTGATCTTGTTTTCGATCATCGCCACCATCACATCCATGTTGTAAGGCTTAGTGATATAATCAGATACACCAAAGTTATAAGCCTCGATCTTATCAACGTCCTGGGCTTTAGCGGTCATCATGATGATAAGTTTATCAAAGCCCTTTTCGCGGATATTGCCGCAAACTTCAGAGCCGGGTTTGCCGGGCAGCATCCAGTCTAACAGTACAATATCCGGCTGTTCGGCCAGGATCATGGCCTCGGCATCATTACCGTTACCGGCTTCCAATACCTTGTAACCTTCCGACTGCAAACGCTCTGCAACCAGGAAACGCAGGTTCTCGTCATCTTCAACCAGCGCGATTTTAATTTCTTTGTTCATATCTTAATTTTCGTATGGAAGCGTAACTATAAATTCCGAACCTTCGTTAACCTTACTGTAAACAGTTATATCGCCGTTCATAAAATTAACCAGTTCTTTACAAAATGCCAAACCCAGGCCAACGCTCCCGTTTTGATTGTATTGGTTCTCTATCCTGTAAAACTTTTTAAAAACGTTATTCAATTCATTTTTGGGTATTCCTATCCCCTTATCGGCAAATGAAAATATAATATTGCGCCTTTCATGCGAAATATTGATAAATAACTCCTTTTGCTGAGGGTGCGAGTATTTATATGCATTTTCAATCAGGTTCTGGAAAACACTTCCTAATAATACCGGATCGGTATAAAAAGTTTCAACTCCGTTGATTTTAAATTTAAGATTAAAATCGGCATACTTTATTTTAAAGGTATCAATATAGCGGCTAATAAAACTCTCTATATCAATTTCTTCTTCCTTAAGCGTAATGGATTTATTTTCAATTTGCGTAAATGAAAGTAGCTTATTCATCAGCTCATTCAGCTTATCGGCCTCTTCGTCCAGTATTTTACCGTAGTGGCGTCGCTGCCTTTCAGTTAACTCACCGTCGCCCCGCAAATTTGAACCTGCTATTTTAATTACGCTTACCGGGGTCTTAAACTCATGGGTAAAGTTGTTGATAAAATCATACTGCAGCTTAAACAACTTCATGTTTACGTTCAGGTTACGGTAAATAAGCCAACCTATCAGCAACAAAAACAGGGTCATTAATAGTACAATAGCCCCTATGGGCATGAAACGGCGGTTGATTTCGGCGGTTAAATAACCCTGCGCCGAACTGAAGAATAGCTTGTAATCAGAAAAAGCAACCGGTAACGACACCTCGGTGATCAGTTTATCCCCTTCACTATCAACAGGATCATACACTACCGGCTGAATGGATACATTTTCGTAAAGTTCAGGATGCGTATTTTTTACCTTCATCAGGTACGGGTCAAGGTAAAAGGTCATCATATTTTGCTTGTACGATGCCCCTTTGCTGTTACCCAGCATTTGCATATCGCGATAAATGCGCACATCCTCGCGGCGCAGGATATTGGTATAACTTATCTTATCGGGTTTAACATCCCAGAAAGCCTTAAAAAGCTCATCCTGGCTCGATACCTTCGACGTGTCGGAAAAAGCGATGTAATTGCTTAGTTTAACAGCCATTTCCCTAAAATCATCTTCGTTGGCTTGTGTACGCTGCCGCGAACCATTCACTTTACCATGAACATGCCAATACTGATAAATAGCCTTGACCGATATGCTCAGGTTATTTTTACGCACCGTCATATTGGTTGTACCACCTATCATTGCATCATAAAAAACAACCCTGCGTACAAAACTATAGTCCTGAAAAACAGAGGCGGCATATTTACCTGCAGATGCCGAATCAAGAAAACCCTGGTATGAGGTTATCTCAGGGATTTTATTCTGAAAAAATTCATAATAAGGCTTAATGGTTTGTTCCAGTACGTCTACCTTTTTTGAAGCAAACTCATTTTCAACATACTTGGCGGTAAGATTATAGGATATAAACAGGGCTACCACAAAAGTTATGGATATGAACACCACGAAAATAGTGATCAGCGTAAAATTTTGCCGGTAAGCGTTTTTCTGTACTGCCATATAGGCTTAAGGTTTAACCCGCATGTTCTTATCCAAAAACTTCTCTATTTCTGCGTACATTTCCATACGGTTATGCTCGCTCCTGAAATAAGCGCGTTCATTGGGTTTTAAAAAGTATTTCACATCAACATTCCGTTTACGCAGCTCGCGCACAAACTGGTTAAGCTCACTGATATTGGCCCGCTGATCTTTAGCACCCTGGAATATGATTAAAGGTACCTTAATTTTATCGGTATGAAAAACCGGCGATATGGCCCGCAGCTGATCGGCATCGGTTTCGGGATTGCCAACCATTTCGTAGGTCATTTTTAAATAGGGCTTAACAAACGGAGGGGCATCTTTAATATAGGTAAAAAAGTTAATGAGCCCATATTGTACCACGGCGCAATTATATAGTTCGGGGTGGAACGAAACACCGTAAAGCGCCGAAAAGCCTCCAAACCTGCCACCAAATATGGCAATCTTTTTAGGGTTGGCAACCTTTGTATCAATAAGCCAATGCACACCATCGGTAATATCATCCTGAATTTTGCCGCCCACCTGTTTATACCCGGCACTGCGGAATGCTTTACCATATCCTGTTGAGCCACGGTAATTAACCTGGAAGACCGCGTAGCCACGATTGGCCAAAAACTGCACCTGGTCATCATAGCCCCAGGTATCACGCGACCATGGTCCGTCATGCGGCATAACCACTACCGGGTAATTTTCGCTTTTATCGCCTCGCGGCAGCGTTAAATAACCGTTAATCAGTAAACCGTCGCGGGCATGATATGAGATAGGCTTCATTGCGCATAGCTCTGCCGGTACAAGGCTCGAGTTAATATCACTCAGCTTGGTTAACTTACCGCTGCTTTTTTCAAAAAGGTAAAACGAGCCGGGATTACGATCGGTATAAGTATTAAGGATAAATTTATTTTCAGAGCTATCGCGGTCAACAACTTTAATCTCATTGCCCTTAAGCTGCTGCTGAATAGTACGGTACATTTGCTCCACATCGGGCGCCAGAAAATGCTTACGGGGCATAGCCTCATCCCAACCTGTAAATTCAATGCGGTGTTTGTTTTTTGAATACTCAAAGCTGGTAACATCGGCTTTGCTACAGCTAAAAATAGTACGCTCTTCCTTTCCGTCTTCGGCATTGATCTCCACGAGCGACATTTTATCGCGGTTTACGTTTGAAAGCGCGTAGAAGTAATTTTTAATTCCTGTAAAAGCGATGGGTCTTACCGTATTTTTAAAATTATTTTCGATTATGGGTTTGAAAGGCTTGTCCTCATCCGGACGAAACAGGATG includes:
- a CDS encoding sensor histidine kinase; this encodes MAVQKNAYRQNFTLITIFVVFISITFVVALFISYNLTAKYVENEFASKKVDVLEQTIKPYYEFFQNKIPEITSYQGFLDSASAGKYAASVFQDYSFVRRVVFYDAMIGGTTNMTVRKNNLSISVKAIYQYWHVHGKVNGSRQRTQANEDDFREMAVKLSNYIAFSDTSKVSSQDELFKAFWDVKPDKISYTNILRREDVRIYRDMQMLGNSKGASYKQNMMTFYLDPYLMKVKNTHPELYENVSIQPVVYDPVDSEGDKLITEVSLPVAFSDYKLFFSSAQGYLTAEINRRFMPIGAIVLLMTLFLLLIGWLIYRNLNVNMKLFKLQYDFINNFTHEFKTPVSVIKIAGSNLRGDGELTERQRRHYGKILDEEADKLNELMNKLLSFTQIENKSITLKEEEIDIESFISRYIDTFKIKYADFNLKFKINGVETFYTDPVLLGSVFQNLIENAYKYSHPQQKELFINISHERRNIIFSFADKGIGIPKNELNNVFKKFYRIENQYNQNGSVGLGLAFCKELVNFMNGDITVYSKVNEGSEFIVTLPYEN
- a CDS encoding response regulator transcription factor; amino-acid sequence: MNKEIKIALVEDDENLRFLVAERLQSEGYKVLEAGNGNDAEAMILAEQPDIVLLDWMLPGKPGSEVCGNIREKGFDKLIIMMTAKAQDVDKIEAYNFGVSDYITKPYNMDVMVAMIENKIKFSLNSEKPESYRFANMEHLPNTHLLIRDGRKIELTILENRILLYFLKNKNKVINREELMMEVWGYNADVNTRTLDMHIVRLRKKIETNADSPQYLQTVRGIGYKFVYNQ
- a CDS encoding alpha/beta hydrolase family protein yields the protein MLSRARYFLIVSCIIAFFSCNRNKVRQIPIIDFFKTPERSFYRISPDGKYVSYLKPYKDKQNIFIQSLGDGKERMVTKFDDYSVRGDYFWTYNNQLVFSQDIIASDSVKMYAFDVATDKSRTILSLGNVRIGLVNRNRQQPDIITIKTNERDPGNFDVYRLNVKTGEMKIYLQNPGNITEWFADADGRIRLERASDGVNETILFRPDEDKPFKPIIENNFKNTVRPIAFTGIKNYFYALSNVNRDKMSLVEINAEDGKEERTIFSCSKADVTSFEYSKNKHRIEFTGWDEAMPRKHFLAPDVEQMYRTIQQQLKGNEIKVVDRDSSENKFILNTYTDRNPGSFYLFEKSSGKLTKLSDINSSLVPAELCAMKPISYHARDGLLINGYLTLPRGDKSENYPVVVMPHDGPWSRDTWGYDDQVQFLANRGYAVFQVNYRGSTGYGKAFRSAGYKQVGGKIQDDITDGVHWLIDTKVANPKKIAIFGGRFGGFSALYGVSFHPELYNCAVVQYGLINFFTYIKDAPPFVKPYLKMTYEMVGNPETDADQLRAISPVFHTDKIKVPLIIFQGAKDQRANISELNQFVRELRKRNVDVKYFLKPNERAYFRSEHNRMEMYAEIEKFLDKNMRVKP